A genomic stretch from Halichoerus grypus chromosome 7, mHalGry1.hap1.1, whole genome shotgun sequence includes:
- the GLMP gene encoding glycosylated lysosomal membrane protein isoform X1, which produces MGGREGPRWGRGRCAPSPTLLLGLLMSAAPLGLLGEETRQVSLEVIPDLLGAHQNLLHIRAVGTNSTLHYVWGSTGPPAALLVATNTPHSTLAVNWSRLLSPEPAGGLSVLPSGSVQFSSALVFTRLFEFDSTNTSEASAKPPGKPYPPYSLAEFSWNNITDSLDPATLSATFRGHPIDDPTGAFANGSLAFRVQAFPSSGRPAQAPRLLHSADTCQLEVALVGACPRGNRSLFGLEVVTLGQGPDCPSVQKQHSIDDEYAPAVFQLDQLLWGSLPSGFMQWRPVAFSQRQRGRDSALPCQASPLYLTLEYPLPQSPIVRGFFGSQTNFCAFNLTFGAPTGPGYWDEHYLSWSMLLGVGTPPVDSLSPLILGIMAVALGAPGLMLLAGGVVLLLGHKQCSEYQPIN; this is translated from the exons ATGGGCGGCCGCGAGGGGCCCCGCTGGGGCCGGGGGCGCTGTGCCCCCAGCCCCACGCTCCTCCTGGGTCTTCTCATGTCTGCAGCCCCGCTTGGCCTGCTGGGGGAGGAGACCCGCCAG GTGTCTCTGGAGGTCATCCCTGACTTGCTGGGCGCCCACCAGAACCTGCTTCACATCCGGGCGGTGGGCACCAACTCCACCCTGCACTACGTGTGGGGCAGTACGGGGCCTCCAGCGGCGCTGCTGGTGGCCACCAACACCCCCCACAGCACCCTGGCTGTCAACTGGAGCCGCCTGCTCTCCCCGGAGCCGGCCGGGGGCCTCAGCGTGCTTCCCAGCGGCAGCGTCCAGTTCTCTTCCGCCCTTGTCTTTACCAGg ctgttTGAATTTGACAGCACTAACACATCCGAGGCGTCAGCCAAGCCTCCAGGAAAACCGTATCCCCCGTATTCCCTGGCCGAGTTCTCCTGGAACAACATCACGGACTCCTTGGATCCTGCCACCCTGAGTGCCACATTCCGAGGCCACCCCATTGACGACCCCACCGGGGCTTTTGCCAACGGCAGCCTGGCCTTCAGG GTGCAGGCTTTCCCCAGCTCTGGCCGACCGGCCCAAGCCCCGCGCCTCCTGCATTCGGCGGACACCTGCCAGCTAGAGGTGGCCCTGGTTGGGGCCTGTCCCCGGGGAAACCGCTCCCTGTTCGGGCTAGAGGTAGTCACCTTGGGCCAGGGCCCTGACTGCCCTTCTGTGCAAAAGCAGCACTCCATTGATGATGAATATGCACCTGCTGTCTTCCAG TTGGACCAGCTGCTGTGGGGCTCCCTCCCATCGGGCTTCATGCAGTGGCGGCCGGTGGCTTTCTCCCAGAGGCAGAGGGGCCGGGACTCAGCCCTGCCCTGCCAAGCTTCCCCCCTTTACCTCACTTTGGAATACCCTCTCCCCCAGTCACCCATCGTCCGAGGCTTCTTTGGGTCCCAGACCAACTTCTGTGCCTTCAATCTGACATTTGGGGCTCCCACGGGCCCTGGTTACTGGGACGAACACTACCTCAGCTG GTCGATGCTCCTGGGTGTGGGCACCCCTCCAGTGGACAGCTTGTCCCCGCTCATCCTGGGCATCATGGCGGTGGCCCTGGGTGCCCCAGGGCTCATGCTGCTGGCAGGAGGCGTGGTTCTGCTGCTGGGCCACAAGCAGTGCTCGGAATACCAGCCTATAAACTGA
- the TMEM79 gene encoding transmembrane protein 79, whose protein sequence is MTEPETLALLEVKGSEALEKSPPQALVPNGRQPEGEVEAESHGAESSKVGSSAGSTTAGEGAEDGLDSTVSEAATLPWGTGPQPSAPFPDPPGWRDIEPEPLQSEPHTKLEELSEDDANLLPEKAARAFVPIDLQCIERRPQEDPAVRCEAGEGERRRACLPARATQPEPCERKWAEAVVRPPGHSCGGCGSCGGREGLKAVASVGAALILFPCLLYGAYAFLPFDAPRLPTMSSRLIYTLRCGVFATFPIILGLLVYGLSLLCFSALRPFGEPRREVEIHRRYVAQSVQLFILYFFNLAVLSTYLPQETLKLLPLLTGLFAISRLVYWLTFAVGRSFRGFGYGLTFLPLLSMLVWNLYYMFVVEPERMLTAAESRLDYPDHARSALDRRPRPWG, encoded by the exons ATGACAGAACCCGAGACCCTGGCCCTGCTGGAAGTGAAGGGGTCTGAGGCCCTGGAGAAGAGCCCACCCCAGGCCTTGGTCCCCAATGGCCGGCAGCCAGAAGGGGAAGTTGAGGCTGAGTCCCATGGAGCTGAGTCCTCCAAGGTGGGGTCTTCAGCTGGGTCTACCACTGCCGGAGAGGGGGCTGAGGATGGTCTCGACAGCACAGTGAGTGAGGCTGCCACCTTGCCCTGGGGGACTGGCCCCCAGCCCAGTGCCCCATTCCCAGACCCCCCCGGGTGGCGGGACATTGAGCCCGAACCCCTCCAGTCAGAGCCACACACCAAGCTAGAGGAGTTGTCCGAAGATGATGCCAACCTGCTGCCCGAGAAGGCGGCCCGGGCCTTCGTGCCCATCGACCTCCAGTGCATCGAGCGACGGCCCCAGGAGGACCCAGCTGTGCGCTGTGAGGCGGGCGAGGGCGAGCGCCGCCGGGCCTGCCTGCCGGCCCGGGCCACCCAGCCCGAGCCCTGTGAGCGCAAGTGGGCCGAGGCCGTGGTGAGGCCGCCTGGCCACTCCTGCGGGGGCTGTGGGAGCTGCGGAGGCCGTGAGGGGCTGAAGGCCGTGGCCTCGGTGGGAGCCGCCCTCATTCTCTTCCCCTGCCTGCTATATGGGGCCTACGCCTTCCTGCCCTTCGACGCCCCGCGGCTGCCTACCATGAGCTCCCGCCTCATCTACACGCTGCGCTGCGGGGTCTTTGCCACCTTCCCCATCATACTGG GGCTGCTGGTGTACGGGCTGAGCCTCTTGTGCTTCTCGGCCCTGCGGCCCTTTGGGGAGCCGCGGCGGGAGGTGGAGATCCACCGGCGCTACGTGGCCCAGTCGGTCCAGCTCTTCATCCTGTACTTCTTCAACCTGGCTGTGCTCTCCACCTACCTGCCCCAAGAGACCCTCAAactgctccctctgctcactGGTCTCTTTGCCATCTCCCG GCTGGTGTACTGGCTCACCTTCGCCGTGGGCCGCTCCTTCCGAGGCTTCGGCTACGGCCTCACGTTCCTGCCGCTGCTGTCCATGCTCGTGTGGAACCTCTACTACATGTTCGTGGTGGAGCCCGAGCGCATGCTCACTGCAGCCGAGAGCCGCCTGGACTACCCCGACCACGCCCGCTCCGCCTTGGACCGCAGGCCTCGGCCCTGGGGCTGA
- the GLMP gene encoding glycosylated lysosomal membrane protein isoform X2: MGGREGPRWGRGRCAPSPTLLLGLLMSAAPLGLLGEETRQVSLEVIPDLLGAHQNLLHIRAVGTNSTLHYVWGSTGPPAALLVATNTPHSTLAVNWSRLLSPEPAGGLSVLPSGSVQFSSALVFTRLFEFDSTNTSEASAKPPGKPYPPYSLAEFSWNNITDSLDPATLSATFRGHPIDDPTGAFANGSLAFRLDQLLWGSLPSGFMQWRPVAFSQRQRGRDSALPCQASPLYLTLEYPLPQSPIVRGFFGSQTNFCAFNLTFGAPTGPGYWDEHYLSWSMLLGVGTPPVDSLSPLILGIMAVALGAPGLMLLAGGVVLLLGHKQCSEYQPIN, translated from the exons ATGGGCGGCCGCGAGGGGCCCCGCTGGGGCCGGGGGCGCTGTGCCCCCAGCCCCACGCTCCTCCTGGGTCTTCTCATGTCTGCAGCCCCGCTTGGCCTGCTGGGGGAGGAGACCCGCCAG GTGTCTCTGGAGGTCATCCCTGACTTGCTGGGCGCCCACCAGAACCTGCTTCACATCCGGGCGGTGGGCACCAACTCCACCCTGCACTACGTGTGGGGCAGTACGGGGCCTCCAGCGGCGCTGCTGGTGGCCACCAACACCCCCCACAGCACCCTGGCTGTCAACTGGAGCCGCCTGCTCTCCCCGGAGCCGGCCGGGGGCCTCAGCGTGCTTCCCAGCGGCAGCGTCCAGTTCTCTTCCGCCCTTGTCTTTACCAGg ctgttTGAATTTGACAGCACTAACACATCCGAGGCGTCAGCCAAGCCTCCAGGAAAACCGTATCCCCCGTATTCCCTGGCCGAGTTCTCCTGGAACAACATCACGGACTCCTTGGATCCTGCCACCCTGAGTGCCACATTCCGAGGCCACCCCATTGACGACCCCACCGGGGCTTTTGCCAACGGCAGCCTGGCCTTCAGG TTGGACCAGCTGCTGTGGGGCTCCCTCCCATCGGGCTTCATGCAGTGGCGGCCGGTGGCTTTCTCCCAGAGGCAGAGGGGCCGGGACTCAGCCCTGCCCTGCCAAGCTTCCCCCCTTTACCTCACTTTGGAATACCCTCTCCCCCAGTCACCCATCGTCCGAGGCTTCTTTGGGTCCCAGACCAACTTCTGTGCCTTCAATCTGACATTTGGGGCTCCCACGGGCCCTGGTTACTGGGACGAACACTACCTCAGCTG GTCGATGCTCCTGGGTGTGGGCACCCCTCCAGTGGACAGCTTGTCCCCGCTCATCCTGGGCATCATGGCGGTGGCCCTGGGTGCCCCAGGGCTCATGCTGCTGGCAGGAGGCGTGGTTCTGCTGCTGGGCCACAAGCAGTGCTCGGAATACCAGCCTATAAACTGA
- the GLMP gene encoding glycosylated lysosomal membrane protein isoform X3: MGGREGPRWGRGRCAPSPTLLLGLLMSAAPLGLLGEETRQVSLEVIPDLLGAHQNLLHIRAVGTNSTLHYVWGSTGPPAALLVATNTPHSTLAVNWSRLLSPEPAGGLSVLPSGSVQFSSALVFTRLFEFDSTNTSEASAKPPGKPYPPYSLAEFSWNNITDSLDPATLSATFRGHPIDDPTGAFANGSLAFRVQAFPSSGRPAQAPRLLHSADTCQLEVALVGACPRGNRSLFGLEVVTLGQGPDCPSVQKQHSIDDEYAPAVFQVDAPGCGHPSSGQLVPAHPGHHGGGPGCPRAHAAGRRRGSAAGPQAVLGIPAYKLRPAHWRAGHEFPGLPRWSAG; encoded by the exons ATGGGCGGCCGCGAGGGGCCCCGCTGGGGCCGGGGGCGCTGTGCCCCCAGCCCCACGCTCCTCCTGGGTCTTCTCATGTCTGCAGCCCCGCTTGGCCTGCTGGGGGAGGAGACCCGCCAG GTGTCTCTGGAGGTCATCCCTGACTTGCTGGGCGCCCACCAGAACCTGCTTCACATCCGGGCGGTGGGCACCAACTCCACCCTGCACTACGTGTGGGGCAGTACGGGGCCTCCAGCGGCGCTGCTGGTGGCCACCAACACCCCCCACAGCACCCTGGCTGTCAACTGGAGCCGCCTGCTCTCCCCGGAGCCGGCCGGGGGCCTCAGCGTGCTTCCCAGCGGCAGCGTCCAGTTCTCTTCCGCCCTTGTCTTTACCAGg ctgttTGAATTTGACAGCACTAACACATCCGAGGCGTCAGCCAAGCCTCCAGGAAAACCGTATCCCCCGTATTCCCTGGCCGAGTTCTCCTGGAACAACATCACGGACTCCTTGGATCCTGCCACCCTGAGTGCCACATTCCGAGGCCACCCCATTGACGACCCCACCGGGGCTTTTGCCAACGGCAGCCTGGCCTTCAGG GTGCAGGCTTTCCCCAGCTCTGGCCGACCGGCCCAAGCCCCGCGCCTCCTGCATTCGGCGGACACCTGCCAGCTAGAGGTGGCCCTGGTTGGGGCCTGTCCCCGGGGAAACCGCTCCCTGTTCGGGCTAGAGGTAGTCACCTTGGGCCAGGGCCCTGACTGCCCTTCTGTGCAAAAGCAGCACTCCATTGATGATGAATATGCACCTGCTGTCTTCCAG GTCGATGCTCCTGGGTGTGGGCACCCCTCCAGTGGACAGCTTGTCCCCGCTCATCCTGGGCATCATGGCGGTGGCCCTGGGTGCCCCAGGGCTCATGCTGCTGGCAGGAGGCGTGGTTCTGCTGCTGGGCCACAAGCAGTGCTCGGAATACCAGCCTATAAACTGAGGCCCGCTCACTGGAGGGCGGGACATGAATTTCCGGGCCTGCCTCGCTGGTCTGCCGGATGA